GTACTGGGACTTCAGTGCGCATCTCCGCTACAGAATGCGGAACGTGGGCCAAGGGGTCAAAACAGCCCCCATCATAAGTGATTTCGAGGTTGGTAGTTGCAACTTCTAGGCCTCGTTGCATCATCAGAAGCGATGGGTTCACCGTTACACCTTCGTCAACGTTTTGGGAGCAAGTGTATGGctccatcgccatcgcctgTGAGCCAAGTCCaaccccttgcccttgaagGGGAAGGTCAACAATCCAAGGATGCTCCTCATTTTTTTCTGTGAAAGCATCTGATTCGGAAACCCAGTTTGGGGACTGGTAACTGTATACGCGCAACCCCTGTGATTAGCAACTTGGCGCTCCTTGGTGAGACAGAGGTGGTACCAACTGGTGGTCAGACATCACCGGCGATACAGGAAACGCCTGGAGAGGTACCAAAATAGCAGCCCGTGGTCGTATCAGACTAGAATGAATGTATAGGTACCCTGTCAATGAAGGTGAAACGAGCTAGGTGTGTGGTGTGCAGCTCGGGAGCTACgaagagatgatggagatggaggaacACACGatcccagcagcagcgcagAAGAATGCCAGCTCAAATACCGACCAAGCCCTTTCCGTTTGCTAGTCCTCCGCTGCACAGATTAGAAACAGCAGGAACCTTCCCCGTCGTCTGCCGCCAGATTTGTTTGGCAGTTTCGGTTGTGAGGCTCCAAGGCACCCAATGATCCAAATAACGTCACACAGATCCCACAAGTGAGGATGTCGCACGCGGGCCGCGAAAGGGAGGGTTACATCGAGGTAGGCCTACTGCAGAAATATGGCCTACTGCATTAGTGCCGCCTACTGCATTAGTGCCGCCTACTGCATTAGTGCCGCCTACCGCAGCTCTTTACGTTGCATTCAAACCAATCGATCATCTCTGGCATGCCGCGTCGGTCCATATTGGAACCCTCCGGGTTGTACGATCTCAGTGGGGCTTAAAAATACACAGCCTATTTTGTTTGCTACCTACGTGGTCATCCTGGGCCACTGAACAAAGCAGTGATCGAATTGCAAAGTGTGGATTTGTTCAGATGTTTGGCATGTCGGTCTTCAACTAAAATATACATCAAGTAAGTGCTAGATCTCTACCCTCGGCAATTTTCAGAGTTGAATCTCTCCCGTCGACTTCACAGTTACGAACGTACTGAGTAGCTACTTGGCTGCTATTCTTTTAGTAGATTCAAACATCATGAGTTCAGAGGAAAAAACAGCCATCACATTGCCACCCAGCGTGCGCAAACGATTTTACGAGGCCCTCATGATCATTTGCAGCATGATTCACATTCTTTCAAGAACAGAAAACGGCACCAGGTCCCCGAGTCCTGACCTCGAGGGGGTTGCTGACAAGAACTCGCAAGGAACCTTTTTCTGTTTCGTGAACAAGCTTAGCCAGGTGTGCGACAGTGAGAGAGGGGGCGATACCGTCACCGCCTTTTCTGTCTTGCAACCGGACATCATCGAGTATCGCTTCACCTCAAACAGCAGAACGGAAATAAGTTTCCAGACAACAACCCGGTTTGTGACAAAGCTTCTGAATACCCTTGGGGGAATTTCAGGTCCCGAGCTCCAGGAGGCGCGACGCAATGGAGAGGACTCCCTTCTGTTCTTGACTCTGATGCAGCAAATACTCGAGTTCAACCGTCCCCGCATTACAAATCTTCACATCGACTACCAAATGGCCAGACACCTCGAATTCTGCGCCAATGCCTGCACGGATGCAGACGTAGCGACTCTTCTAAGAGCACTCAAGACTTTGGCTGATGCTTCTCTCGAGCCACTCTTATCTGATTGCGAATGTGGGTATCATCAGGTCTTAGAGGAAGCTACAGGCTTCATAGCGTCATAAGACCCTTACTGACCCCGTTCCAGTTGCCATTAAAtgccagcttcttctccgtacCATCAGCAAGATCTTCCGGAATCCCCACGTCAAGGAATACCTCCGGGAACGTACCCGCGAAGATCGAGAAGAGGCCAACAAGACACCCTGGACTGAAGTCTACCACTCTCTTGGCCGCTTGCAGTCTTACACAATCGCCGTCGCAATATTCATCACCGCACGCCAGCGCTGGCCCGAACTCTTCGACCCTGGATTCAAAGTGATCCACGTCCCCTCCAGCAcacccgctcctcctccctcaatcAGAGGCTCTCCGGAACGTATCCTCTCACGGCTGACCACAGACAAGGCCGTTCTCAAAGCTTTCAAAGAGAGCACCACCGACGCAGCCGGCCACCAGTCCCACCTCATTGATCTGACCACAGAGCTCGAAAGCACCATCCGATCCAAGTGCAAGAAATTTCACCCCATCGTTCACGCCGAAGTTCACCTTGCCGATCATATCCTCCGCGAGTTACGCACAAACAACTCAGGACTTCGTTTCTACAACGAAGCCGCCTTCGGTCGGTACATTGGCACCTCTAAGCCAACTTGTCGCCTCTGCCACTTGTACTTTGCCTGTCCATTGCTCTCTTCAACAGGTCGCATTCAGGTCCGTTCTAGTTCCCACAACTACTACCATAACTGGCGGGTTCCACACGTATATCCGGAGGACGGCGCCGAGGCAGAAAGGATGAGGAATAAGGTGATGGAGTGGATGATTGAGAACGTGAAGCCGGAGGCGGTAaggacggtggtggagaggtttgCGGTGAGGAATGGGCATGATAGTAACACGTACCCTTCCGTGCCGGATACAGAGTCGGTTGCTTCTATGCAGGTTGGTCATGGGGGGAGCCagtctggtgctggtgaatCTGTGAGAAGGCCGGGCGCGATGGATGATATAATTGCTAGttttggggggatgagggtgagTGTTGAAGAGTAGAGTGTGCAGCCCCTTCACCTTCGTTCTTTTCCCACTCGTTTTCAGAGCGTATCAGGTGCTTTTCAGTCCGCACTGCGGCATGTCTATTCCAATCTAAGCAGCATCAAGCCAGCAACATCAATTCTAAACAGTAACCCAACGCCATGCTACACTTAACACCGTCCAATGCAAACGCCCAACTCCTCTGAAAGACACGGTCAATACCGCTTAAGCCTGGGTGCTGGCGcaatctccacctcccaagccACCACTGCACAGACGGGTGCAGCCAATACCAAGATCAGCAGTCTTGATGCACTCATCATTCTTGACGCGCATGATGAGGTCACCCTTGCAGTTGGGGCCCTCGCTGTCCTGGTAGGCGAACCAGGTATCGGAGAAGGAGTCGGTCCTGATGGACTTGATGtcggaggggatgggggcatCACCGGTCGAGAAACCGTTGAAGACCTTCTTGTCGACTTCGGTGCCGCTGCGCAAATTTAGTTAGTGGAAGTCCATCTGGGGAAGAGCAGGGAGAACGTACCAGTTCTCGTCGCTGAACATCTTTGTGGCGGCCCCAAAGGCAGTGCTGGCGCAGCcggcgatgaggatgatggtggtggtggcacgCATTTTGGATGATTGATTGGGAAGGGTTTGTAGATGtggtttgttgttgagttGTGAATTGGTTGTGTTGTGATTGTATTGCTGTTGTCTTGCTGTTGTTCAGAACTTCTTGCATCGTGGAAAGGAACAGGTCTTTTTATGTCTTCGTGACGATAGCGCGATGCTATTTTCTGAAGCCTGTTATCTCCATTCGAAACAGTACGGCCGACTATATGCCGTGGCTACATGGCTGTAGCCATTTCCCTCCCAGGTCTCTTGCTTTGTTTCCTCTAGGCGAAGTGTATCTCGGATTTCTCGGGTCATGACCTGTGCGCCGTGTGGCTGGATCCAATTGTGAACTTAACGCTCACCATGGAGCACCTCAGCACTACCTTAAGCTCGCTATCATTTGTTTCATCGGTTGTACAGGCCTAGGCTTCCTTGCTTGGCTACATGAATCTGGCTGGTGCCAGTTATGGACCTAAAACCTGTAATGGATATGTCAGGATACCTCTCGTGGCCGTTGTCATGTTTCACAGCCTATATTTGGATTTTTCCACTGCCAGGCGATTTCGGACTTGGTATCTCGCACTCAAAATCGTCTGGAGTTGTGAAGGAGCCTGATGTGCCGCGGCCCGCAACGAACCAGATGAGGCGGCCAGATGTCGCGGCCATCCACGCGGTTCTCGTCGATCATATATCACTCAGTACCTGATATTATGAACATCGTCGTGACGTTGGAGCCCGTTTGATGTTGACTCAATTCTTGATACATCCTGGGTGGGTGGTCCGTGCTTATCACCCCTCTGaagcccctgagcccctgagcTCTTAGGCTTGGCAAATTTAGAGACGAGCAGAGTTGGGCAGTGAGAAAAGCCAATAGAGATGGTTGAACTTAATTCCGGAACAATTTTGGTACCATCTACCATAGTCAACATCGCGATTCAATGACATCCTCCCAGAAACGACAGTTCGACAGTCGGCCAGAGACTTGCTCGAATCTGGCTTAGCCGGGGAGCAGTTATCACTGCGGGCACCAATGAAGCATGGTGTGATACTCACCAATCACAGCATTGCGCTCCGATAAGCTGAACCCAGGTGCATTCAAGTGCCAACAACGCGAAttttggaggttggttgAGAACACCCACAGCCACATCTTGCGAATTTCATTCCACATCAATGCCCTAGTCAAGGTACCTATTCAGTATCATGGATTCCCCAGGAGGCGAGTTTGACGGCAACGATTTtgccaacaacctcttcagcGATCTCGCCCCCCTCCTGACGCTTTTCGGGGAGCAAGTCACAAAACAGTTCCTGTCCATGAGTGTGGGATGGGCCGACAACGTACTCTTGGCAATGGGCCCCCTGGGTATCTTGACCATTGTTGTGAGCGCCATCCGTGTAGCGGGTGAGACCGTACCAAACCTCAAGGCGCTCATCGGCAGAGCAAGGGAGGACAGGGCCAGCGTTGAAGTTGAGTTACTCTCTTCAACATCTAGGGAGGTTTGCGAACTGTGGACAGGAACCCAGATCGTTCGAGTACGCGGACAACCCCTCATATCTCAGCCGTTCATCATGACCGACACGGGTAACGTCTATCCCCTGTGGAATGATGTGGCACAGGGGACTTTCGAGGTCAACTTCATGGCGAAAGACTGGGATCGCGAAACCAGCTTGTTAGCAAAAGTGCCGCCCAATCTTGGCTTGAATATCAGCGGTGCCATCCCTTCGAACCGTGAAATGTGGATGTGGGCTGCTCTGGGAACTGTCCTGCAACTAGCCTCCCTGGTTGTGAGCGGGACTGTCACTTATCGTTGGAACTTGGCCCAGGTCGAagttcccaccaccacatacGGATATCCCTGCTATCTTCTGGGCACGCTGCTTTTGACTCTCGGGGTTCTCCTGTGCGGACATATAGTTGAGACTGTCAGTAAAGAAAGGACTTTCAGATGTAAGGCAAAAATGCGAAAAAGAGTGCGCATTTTTCGCATTCAACTGGCCGCCACCGTGAACGACCAGCACTTTGACAGTTATCTTATCTTCAACTCCCCCGAGAATCCTGACGTCTATGCATCATTCTATCAGGGCATGAAGATGAATACTCGGTATGTTCATTACCCTCCAGCCTGAATACCGCTGTTTGCTAACATCAATATTTGCGAGATATTATGCAATTGCAGGATCAGCGCTGTCGTTCATGGGCTTTGTCACACAATTTATTGGATTGAGGGGATTGCATTGGTCAGCTGCCGTTATCCAGCTTGCCGCCACGCTCGTCATGACGGTTTTCAGGGCCTACGTTCGACGAGGCCTTGCCAAGGGCCTCCCTGCTGTCCTGGTAAATACAGATCTGGACCCTGCGCTCACCCTGGCGGTGAACGTTGCTAAATGGCATACCTTGGAAAGTTCGATAGAAAGGTACGCCAGAAAAAAGCTGACGGGCTTGAACTGTGAGTCTCTCGAATCTCTCGGCATCATAACCGGCGGTTGCAAGCTTTGGTATCAAAGTGGACGTGTTACAGGAAATATACCTGTGCGTCACGAAGTCCTCCTTCCAAAGTCAACACCGCCAACCGGTCGACAACTGCCTCACCTGTCTACATCCATAAGAATTGAGGGGAAGTCACCGGGGGGTGCTGCAACGGAACAGGGCACAGAAGTTCATGCACTCCTGACCATGTGGGAAAACGCGTCATTTCTCCACAGAGAACAGTCTGCTGCATCGTCGCAAGCTCAAACTTTGGAAAATGCAATCTGGAAAGTCATGGCATATTTGGAAGAGTCAGGGAGGGATCCAACACCACTGATCAGTTGGAAGAAAACTTCCCCATTTCTTAAAAGGGCTTCCCAATCTGCAGAGTGTGGTCGATTGATATGGGGAGTGGACTGCTTAGGGTACCGATCACCAAAGGATGGAAATGGCTGCGAACCTCTCGAGGCCACAGCATCCCACGTTTATTCAACAGAAATTCCCTTGGCAGTTGACTACCCCACGAAAAAGATGCGGGATATTCTTGAAGCTCTTCTTTCAATCTCTTCCTGTGGCAGTCAGCCCTTCAGAATGGCTAGAATCATTGGGACGCAACCAGTACCCTCCGACAATCCGGTGCAGGGTAATCTAGCCCGGTGGCTTGGAAGTAGGTCGAGGGCTGGAAATATGAATGGGATCGCTGACGAAAACGACTATGGAATGGGCTGGGGACTCTGCTGGGGAATGTATCTGTCGCCCTTGGCGAAGTCACAGTAAGTTCGCCGTGTTAACCTCCAGACCAGATGCACACACCCGCGTCCACTGTGCCTGTGACTAACTGGTACTCGATAGCAACAATGGAAGCGACGGGGACACCAAGGCTAGGACGCTCACGAACGATGATTCTGGTGAAGAGAGAATCATAATTGTCCCTTGGCCAAATGCCTCCACCGGTCTTGAAAGCTATGCTCAAGagcttttttcccttttcctcTTAGCGATAGCAGAACATATCGAGAAGGTGAATGGCGTTACTGAAAACCTTGATATTGATACATCCCCGGCTAGCAAGGAGCAAGATGGCTACATGTACGAATATCAGAATACATGGCAGGACGTGGAAACTCCTCCCAGGTCACTGGAGAACTCTGTGTTTGAAGGCTTGGTAGACATTGCTGTCGAAACAGGTATCTGCACAACCAGGAAGGCAGCCCGGATTCTCATCATTCCAGCCTTTGCATGGCACGGTCTACTACCAGAAGTGGACAGTACTAGCACTGTGGAGAACAAACATGAAGCATCGGACAACTTAGGCCCAGCCAGGAGCGGATTGATGTCAAGACAAGGCGCCGGATGGGATGCAGCCTGTAGTGTTGAAACAGTTTCACAGCAGGAGGCGGGGCAGACTAGGTAGCAACGAGATGGACCGAgacgagaaagagaagatggAGTAGGTAATAGAAACGTTGGTGGAATGATAAGCGCTTAAAGGATATAGGGTTACCACTTCTAGCTTGGAATTAGGTCCACGATACTTGATAATGGTTTCTGGTTAATATCAAATGTTCTGGTTGATAGACCTACCTTCTCGGTTCGTCCCGAGTTGACCTCTCAGAATC
The sequence above is a segment of the Podospora pseudoanserina strain CBS 124.78 chromosome 5, whole genome shotgun sequence genome. Coding sequences within it:
- a CDS encoding hypothetical protein (COG:S; EggNog:ENOG503P0P3); this translates as MSSEEKTAITLPPSVRKRFYEALMIICSMIHILSRTENGTRSPSPDLEGVADKNSQGTFFCFVNKLSQVCDSERGGDTVTAFSVLQPDIIEYRFTSNSRTEISFQTTTRFVTKLLNTLGGISGPELQEARRNGEDSLLFLTLMQQILEFNRPRITNLHIDYQMARHLEFCANACTDADVATLLRALKTLADASLEPLLSDCEFAIKCQLLLRTISKIFRNPHVKEYLRERTREDREEANKTPWTEVYHSLGRLQSYTIAVAIFITARQRWPELFDPGFKVIHVPSSTPAPPPSIRGSPERILSRLTTDKAVLKAFKESTTDAAGHQSHLIDLTTELESTIRSKCKKFHPIVHAEVHLADHILRELRTNNSGLRFYNEAAFGRYIGTSKPTCRLCHLYFACPLLSSTGRIQVRSSSHNYYHNWRVPHVYPEDGAEAERMRNKVMEWMIENVKPEAVRTVVERFAVRNGHDSNTYPSVPDTESVASMQVGHGGSQSGAGESVRRPGAMDDIIASFGGMRVSVEE
- a CDS encoding hypothetical protein (EggNog:ENOG503PUHE), with translation MRATTTIILIAGCASTAFGAATKMFSDENCGTEVDKKVFNGFSTGDAPIPSDIKSIRTDSFSDTWFAYQDSEGPNCKGDLIMRVKNDECIKTADLGIGCTRLCSGGLGGGDCASTQA
- a CDS encoding hypothetical protein (EggNog:ENOG503P1A7; COG:M): MDSPGGEFDGNDFANNLFSDLAPLLTLFGEQVTKQFLSMSVGWADNVLLAMGPLGILTIVVSAIRVAGETVPNLKALIGRAREDRASVEVELLSSTSREVCELWTGTQIVRVRGQPLISQPFIMTDTGNVYPLWNDVAQGTFEVNFMAKDWDRETSLLAKVPPNLGLNISGAIPSNREMWMWAALGTVLQLASLVVSGTVTYRWNLAQVEVPTTTYGYPCYLLGTLLLTLGVLLCGHIVETVSKERTFRCKAKMRKRVRIFRIQLAATVNDQHFDSYLIFNSPENPDVYASFYQGMKMNTRYYAIAGSALSFMGFVTQFIGLRGLHWSAAVIQLAATLVMTVFRAYVRRGLAKGLPAVLVNTDLDPALTLAVNVAKWHTLESSIERYARKKLTGLNCESLESLGIITGGCKLWYQSGRVTGNIPVRHEVLLPKSTPPTGRQLPHLSTSIRIEGKSPGGAATEQGTEVHALLTMWENASFLHREQSAASSQAQTLENAIWKVMAYLEESGRDPTPLISWKKTSPFLKRASQSAECGRLIWGVDCLGYRSPKDGNGCEPLEATASHVYSTEIPLAVDYPTKKMRDILEALLSISSCGSQPFRMARIIGTQPVPSDNPVQGNLARWLGSRSRAGNMNGIADENDYGMGWGLCWGMYLSPLAKSHNNGSDGDTKARTLTNDDSGEERIIIVPWPNASTGLESYAQELFSLFLLAIAEHIEKVNGVTENLDIDTSPASKEQDGYMYEYQNTWQDVETPPRSLENSVFEGLVDIAVETGICTTRKAARILIIPAFAWHGLLPEVDSTSTVENKHEASDNLGPARSGLMSRQGAGWDAACSVETVSQQEAGQTR